One Glandiceps talaboti chromosome 2, keGlaTala1.1, whole genome shotgun sequence genomic region harbors:
- the LOC144453772 gene encoding activator of 90 kDa heat shock protein ATPase homolog 1-like, with protein sequence MAKWGEGDPRWIVEERADATNVNNWHWTEKKATAWSKDKLKEIFVGLKVEDERGCCEITAMPKCDGEATANNRKAKLIFFYEWEIKLEWNGNLAGCETKLEGTVEIPNLSDENEADEVDFNVSVKKETVESRTLKEIMRGKGRELMKEQIAKYIKLLREEYSQGMILPTKQNASSNAKPSTPPQKTQNKSSVTSEIKNFQNLQVGVKINTSKIKEKQDFKCEASDLYDALTNVQKVQAFMRARAEMEVEPEGRFSLLDGNITGQYVELVPNKKIVQRWRYKSWPEEHYSTVTMEMEEKSDHTELVLTQTGVPDNELDRTKEGWSRYYWQSINSTFGFSSRIF encoded by the exons ATGGCAAAATGGGGAGAAGGAGATCCACGATGGATCGTCGAAGAACGTGCCGATGCAACAAATGTCAACAATTGGCACTG GACTGAAAAGAAAGCAACTGCTTGGTCAAAAGATAAACTCAAGGAAATATTTGTTGGTCTAAAGGTTGAAGATGAAAGgg GATGCTGTGAGATAACAGCTATGCCTAAATGTGACGGCGAGGCTACAGCGAATAATAGGAAAGCAAAacttatatttttttatgaatggGAAATCAAATTAGAGTGGAATG GCAATCTTGCTGGCTGTGAAACTAAACTAGAAGGAACAGTAGAAATACCCAATTTAAGTGATGAAAATGAAGCAGATGAAGTTGAT TTTAATGTTTCAGTGAAAAAGGAGACGGTGGAATCTAGAACACTTAAAGAGATAATGAGGGGTAAAGGAAGAGAACTTATGAAAGAACAAAtagcaaaatatatcaaattactaCGTGAAG AATATAGCCAAGGTATGATTTTACCAACCAAGCAGAATGCTAGCAGTAATGCAAAACCAAGTACTCCACCACAAAAG ACACAAAATAAGTCTAGCGTAACCTCGGAGATAAAGAACtttcaaaatttacaagttGGAGTTAAAATCAACACCAGTAAAATCAAGGAGAAACAAGACTTCAAATGTGAAGCCAGTGATTTGTATGATGCCTTAACTAATGTACAG AAAGTACAAGCCTTCATGAGAGCTAGGGCAGAAATGGAAGTAGAACCAGAAGGACGTTTTTCACTCTTAGACGGTAACATTACAGGACAATATGTTGAATTG GTCCCAAATAAAAAGATTGTTCAACGATGGAGGTATAAATCCTGGCCTGAAGAGCATTATTCtactgttaccatggagatGGAAGAGAAATCAGACCACACAGAGTTGGTGCTGACACAGACAGGTGTTCCAGACAATGAACTAGACAGAACGAAAGAAGGATGGTCACGATACTACTGGCAAAGTATAAACAGCACTTTTGGTTTCTCATCCAGAATATTttaa